In Novosphingobium sp. MMS21-SN21R, a single genomic region encodes these proteins:
- a CDS encoding NAD(P)/FAD-dependent oxidoreductase yields MTNRYDAIIIGGGHNGLTCAFYLAKAGMKVRVLERRHIVGGAAVTEEFHPGFRNSTASYTVSLLRPKVIADMKLHDYGYRVIERTISNFFPFPDTYLKLGGGPGRTEAEFARFSRKDAEAYPKYDAALEKVANVLRDISLQTPPNVGGGLAALKSAAMQGWPLAKLDISTQRDLLDIFTKSARDFLDGWFEDDHVKSAFGFDAVVGNFAGVSTPGSAYVLLHHVFGEVNGKLGAWGHAVGGMGAITQAMARACEDAGVEISLEAPVSKVLVNNGKAAGVKLEGGEELYAPIIAANVGPAMLYRQMVDSSDLDEDFNRRIKSYKTGSGTFRMNVALSELPDFTVLPGKDLAEHHTAGIIIAPGMDYMDQAFIDAQQHGWSKKPIVEIKIPSTVDDSLAPPGQHVASLFCQQFAPELPDGRSWDDAREEVADLIIDTVTAHAPNFKGSVIARQIHSPLDLERKFGLIGGDIFHGTMGLDQLWAARPVLGHGDYRSPIKGLYMCGSGTHPGGGVTGAPGHNAAAEIIRDRSMVWRLLHRA; encoded by the coding sequence ATGACCAACCGTTACGACGCCATCATCATTGGCGGGGGGCACAATGGCCTGACTTGCGCTTTTTATCTCGCCAAGGCGGGGATGAAAGTGCGCGTGCTGGAGCGGCGTCACATTGTCGGTGGTGCGGCGGTGACCGAGGAGTTTCATCCCGGATTCCGCAATTCAACCGCGAGCTACACTGTCAGCCTGCTGCGGCCCAAGGTCATCGCGGACATGAAGCTGCACGATTATGGCTACCGCGTGATCGAGCGGACGATCAGTAACTTTTTCCCGTTCCCCGATACCTACCTCAAGCTGGGCGGCGGACCGGGGCGCACCGAGGCCGAGTTCGCGCGTTTCTCCAGGAAGGATGCAGAGGCCTATCCGAAGTATGACGCGGCGCTGGAGAAGGTCGCCAATGTGCTGCGCGACATTTCGTTGCAGACGCCGCCCAATGTCGGCGGCGGGCTTGCGGCGCTGAAGTCTGCAGCCATGCAGGGCTGGCCGCTGGCCAAGTTGGACATTTCCACGCAGCGCGACCTGCTCGACATCTTCACCAAGTCAGCGCGCGATTTCCTGGATGGCTGGTTTGAGGACGATCACGTGAAGTCGGCCTTCGGCTTCGACGCTGTGGTAGGAAACTTTGCTGGCGTTTCGACGCCGGGGTCGGCCTATGTGTTGCTGCACCACGTGTTCGGCGAAGTGAACGGAAAGCTCGGCGCTTGGGGCCATGCGGTCGGCGGCATGGGCGCAATCACGCAGGCGATGGCGCGGGCGTGCGAAGATGCGGGCGTCGAGATCAGTCTTGAAGCGCCGGTGTCCAAGGTGCTGGTCAACAACGGCAAGGCGGCCGGCGTGAAGCTGGAGGGCGGCGAGGAGCTTTACGCGCCAATCATCGCCGCAAATGTCGGCCCAGCGATGCTCTACCGCCAGATGGTCGATTCCAGCGATCTGGACGAGGATTTCAACCGCCGGATCAAGAGCTACAAGACCGGGTCGGGCACGTTCCGCATGAATGTGGCGCTGTCAGAGCTGCCGGACTTCACCGTGCTGCCGGGCAAGGACCTGGCCGAGCATCATACGGCGGGCATCATCATCGCGCCGGGCATGGACTACATGGACCAGGCCTTCATCGATGCGCAGCAGCATGGTTGGTCGAAGAAGCCGATTGTCGAGATCAAGATCCCAAGCACAGTCGACGACAGCCTCGCGCCTCCCGGGCAGCATGTGGCGAGCCTGTTTTGTCAGCAGTTCGCGCCCGAATTGCCGGACGGCAGATCATGGGACGATGCCCGCGAAGAAGTGGCTGACCTGATCATCGATACGGTCACCGCGCACGCTCCCAACTTCAAGGGCAGCGTGATCGCGCGGCAGATCCACTCGCCGCTGGACCTTGAGCGCAAGTTCGGGTTGATTGGCGGCGACATCTTCCATGGTACGATGGGGCTGGACCAACTCTGGGCCGCGCGTCCGGTTCTGGGCCACGGCGACTATCGTTCGCCGATCAAGGGCCTCTACATGTGCGGGTCGGGCACACATCCCGGCGGCGGCGTGACCGGTGCGCCGGGGCATAATGCTGCTGCCGAGATCATTCGGGACCGGTCAATGGTGTGGCGCTTGCTGCATCGCGCCTGA
- a CDS encoding TetR family transcriptional regulator C-terminal domain-containing protein, with the protein MSNASAPSPAFRRAEPDARKLSLIEACGRVLARVGAAGASVRAIAQEAGVSVGLVGHYFGGVDALVSATYDHVDGKVAEALDHALANAGSDARARLEAFVTASFAPPIADPALLATWIAFWSLVTARKDIARQHDEQYAGYRARLEALLGDCGLPETGRHHAAIGITAMVDGLWLELCLSPGCFTPEEARDIARRYLATIISKDR; encoded by the coding sequence GTGAGCAATGCGAGCGCCCCTTCCCCCGCCTTTCGTCGCGCCGAACCCGATGCGCGAAAGCTCAGCCTGATCGAGGCTTGCGGGCGCGTGCTGGCCCGCGTCGGCGCGGCAGGAGCAAGTGTCCGGGCGATTGCGCAGGAAGCCGGCGTTTCAGTGGGTCTGGTCGGGCACTACTTCGGCGGCGTCGATGCATTGGTGTCCGCCACCTATGATCACGTTGACGGAAAAGTGGCGGAAGCGCTCGACCATGCCTTAGCGAACGCAGGCTCCGACGCGCGCGCCAGGCTCGAAGCGTTCGTCACTGCCAGCTTCGCCCCGCCGATAGCCGACCCGGCACTGCTCGCCACATGGATCGCGTTCTGGAGCCTCGTCACTGCACGCAAGGACATCGCCCGCCAGCACGACGAACAATACGCAGGTTACCGTGCGAGGCTCGAAGCCCTGCTAGGCGATTGCGGCCTGCCCGAAACAGGCCGCCACCACGCCGCCATCGGCATAACCGCGATGGTCGACGGGCTGTGGCTGGAACTGTGCCTCTCGCCTGGCTGTTTCACGCCCGAGGAAGCGCGGGACATAGCCCGCCGCTACCTCGCCACGATCATTTCGAAAGATCGGTGA
- a CDS encoding amino acid permease: MGKARKLGFWMTLALVVGNMIGSGIYILPATLAPLGLNQIVGWAVTLGGALCLAASFARMGARLPLSGGPYAYAQAAFGPIPGFVTAWSYWTMCWAGNGAVAVALVSNLSLILPWIGTTPGVPAVLSVGFVWLLTWVNIRGVRAAGDVSLITTVIKLVPLAGLIGLALWMLLSGTPTVDQTPVPISGNMVAAAAGLTFWGFLGLESATVPADKVENASTVVPRATLIGVAVTGLIYMGISGAFALYMPLAEAAASPAPVADFLARFFGSGVGQIVALFAAISAFGTLNGFILLQGEVPWAMARGGVFPRWFAAEGPRGTPVRSHVVSSILLSIVTLLNYGRGMGDLFAFIASVSLAAGMLSYFIAMLAAVRLLPDERLLIAAALVGATFIAWAAWGLGTEALTYGAGFIALGLPVYLLIRRDAASATPLTGPE; the protein is encoded by the coding sequence ATGGGCAAAGCGCGCAAGCTTGGTTTCTGGATGACGCTAGCGCTGGTCGTGGGCAACATGATCGGGTCAGGCATCTATATCCTGCCCGCCACCCTGGCTCCGCTTGGACTTAATCAGATCGTCGGCTGGGCGGTGACCTTGGGCGGCGCGCTTTGCCTTGCCGCCAGCTTCGCGCGGATGGGCGCGCGGCTTCCGCTGTCAGGCGGTCCCTATGCTTATGCGCAGGCTGCGTTCGGGCCAATACCGGGTTTTGTCACGGCATGGTCGTACTGGACGATGTGCTGGGCGGGCAACGGCGCGGTGGCGGTAGCGCTGGTCAGCAATCTCAGCCTGATCCTGCCTTGGATCGGAACCACCCCGGGGGTGCCTGCAGTGCTCTCTGTGGGTTTCGTGTGGCTGTTGACATGGGTCAACATCAGGGGCGTGCGTGCTGCGGGCGACGTGTCGCTGATAACCACGGTGATTAAGCTGGTCCCACTCGCCGGGCTGATCGGTCTGGCGCTGTGGATGCTGCTTTCGGGCACGCCGACGGTCGACCAGACTCCTGTTCCGATAAGTGGCAACATGGTCGCAGCGGCGGCCGGGCTCACGTTTTGGGGATTTCTCGGGCTGGAGTCCGCCACCGTCCCTGCCGACAAAGTGGAAAACGCCAGCACGGTCGTCCCGCGCGCCACGCTGATCGGGGTAGCTGTGACCGGCCTCATCTACATGGGCATTTCGGGCGCATTTGCGCTCTACATGCCCTTGGCCGAGGCTGCTGCGTCGCCAGCCCCCGTTGCTGATTTCCTCGCACGGTTCTTTGGCTCGGGCGTAGGGCAGATCGTGGCGCTGTTTGCGGCGATCAGCGCGTTCGGCACCCTGAACGGCTTCATTCTGCTGCAGGGCGAAGTGCCATGGGCGATGGCGCGTGGCGGCGTGTTTCCGCGCTGGTTCGCCGCCGAAGGGCCGCGCGGCACTCCGGTCCGGTCGCATGTGGTTTCCAGCATCCTGCTCAGCATCGTCACCCTGCTGAACTACGGACGCGGTATGGGCGATCTGTTCGCGTTCATCGCCTCGGTCAGCCTCGCTGCCGGTATGCTGTCATATTTCATCGCGATGCTGGCCGCCGTACGCCTTCTGCCCGACGAGCGCTTGCTCATCGCCGCCGCGCTTGTGGGGGCGACATTCATCGCATGGGCAGCGTGGGGCCTCGGGACCGAGGCCCTAACCTATGGCGCAGGGTTCATTGCGCTCGGGCTGCCGGTGTATCTTTTGATCAGGCGCGATGCAGCAAGCGCCACACCATTGACCGGTCCCGAATGA
- a CDS encoding M20/M25/M40 family metallo-hydrolase: MGLKFRFILVASVALSVPAVAKDANYPKAEAQTLDLAQKAIAIRSVRGEGNRTADVAKLFGDALIAGGWSASDIEIMPVDDTAYLIATWKGSNAALKPLVISGHMDVVEAKREDWERDPFVPVVENGILFGRGASDMKFDGALALSTLIELRRQGYKPRRTIVIEFSGDEETTMKTSAIIAEKLKNAELVINVDGGGGALDEATGKPLYWTWQGAEKTYADYRLEVTNAGGHSSAPRPDNAIVQLSHALAKVGAYKFTAEQNDITKGYFEKAAAFTEKAEIAAAMRAFAANPADEKALATLRADPSMVGKVGTTCVPTMLGGGHAENALPQRAWANINCRIFPGHSKEAIMAELGQVVGDPAVKITDVTLGSVASPASPLRADLMSAVTKAMAKSYPGVALIPSQASGASDSMWFRAVGVPSYGLSPAFSKDSEDFSHGLNERTRLSNIRPGITYYLSLITDLSK; this comes from the coding sequence ATGGGTCTCAAGTTCCGTTTCATTCTCGTCGCTTCGGTGGCGCTTTCCGTTCCGGCGGTGGCCAAGGATGCAAACTATCCCAAGGCCGAGGCGCAGACGCTGGATCTGGCGCAGAAGGCCATCGCCATCCGTTCGGTGCGGGGAGAGGGCAACCGCACGGCGGACGTGGCAAAGCTGTTCGGTGATGCCCTGATTGCGGGGGGGTGGAGCGCCTCGGACATCGAGATCATGCCGGTGGATGATACCGCATACCTCATTGCGACATGGAAAGGCAGCAACGCAGCGCTGAAGCCGCTGGTGATTTCCGGCCACATGGACGTGGTGGAGGCCAAACGCGAGGACTGGGAGCGCGATCCGTTCGTGCCGGTCGTCGAGAACGGCATCCTGTTCGGGCGCGGCGCGAGCGACATGAAGTTCGATGGCGCGCTGGCGTTGTCCACCCTCATCGAACTGCGCCGCCAGGGTTACAAGCCCAGGCGCACCATCGTCATCGAGTTTTCCGGCGACGAGGAAACCACGATGAAGACCAGCGCGATCATCGCCGAAAAGCTCAAGAACGCGGAACTGGTGATCAACGTCGATGGCGGCGGCGGAGCGCTGGATGAAGCTACCGGCAAGCCGCTCTACTGGACCTGGCAGGGCGCGGAAAAGACGTATGCCGATTACCGTCTTGAAGTGACGAACGCCGGTGGGCACAGTTCCGCGCCGCGCCCCGACAATGCCATCGTGCAACTTTCGCACGCGCTGGCGAAAGTCGGTGCCTACAAGTTCACGGCCGAGCAGAACGACATCACCAAGGGCTATTTCGAAAAGGCCGCGGCTTTCACCGAGAAGGCTGAGATTGCGGCCGCTATGCGCGCGTTCGCAGCCAACCCGGCGGATGAAAAGGCGCTGGCGACTTTGCGGGCCGACCCATCGATGGTGGGCAAGGTGGGCACGACTTGCGTGCCGACGATGCTCGGCGGTGGGCACGCGGAGAACGCGCTGCCGCAGCGCGCTTGGGCGAACATCAACTGCCGCATATTCCCCGGCCATTCCAAGGAAGCGATCATGGCCGAACTGGGGCAGGTGGTCGGCGATCCGGCGGTGAAGATTACTGACGTCACGCTGGGGTCAGTGGCATCGCCAGCCTCGCCGCTGCGCGCCGATCTGATGAGCGCGGTGACCAAGGCAATGGCCAAATCCTATCCGGGTGTAGCACTAATTCCGTCACAGGCATCTGGGGCATCGGATTCGATGTGGTTCCGCGCGGTAGGCGTGCCGAGCTACGGGCTTAGCCCCGCGTTCTCGAAGGATTCGGAAGACTTCTCGCACGGCTTGAACGAACGTACCCGTCTGTCGAACATCCGGCCGGGCATCACCTATTATCTGAGCCTGATCACCGATCTTTCGAAATGA
- a CDS encoding sulfotransferase: MANVTTPARRIASSAYDSRLVRAAVAMNENDLPTAEPLLRALLKEDPFDVRAIRLFAELAGRIGRYQDAEHLLRRAIELAPQFTPARANLALVLYRTNRAAEALEELAKVSADDPENIGHANLQAAAYGRIGEFDEALALYELVLRQAPNQPRVWMSFGHMLKTVGRQADGVAAYRRAIELLPSLGEAWWSLANLKTVHFCDADIAAMEAALQQADIAPEDHWHLDFALGKAHEDRGEAEAAFRHYAAGNALRKIRLPYQAADITAQVDRSIAAVTPSLVAGLAGRGCDTTGPIFVLGMPRAGSTLVEQILASHSMVEGTSELADIGFLARTIENYPAGLSALSPEALRDLGEQYFSRTRIQRHTDKPLFVDKMPNNWIHVPFIKLILPNAKIVDARRHPLGCCFSNFKQHFARGQGFSYSLEDMGTYYRDYVRAMAHFDRVLPGEVHRVIYERMVEDTEAEVRALLGHCDLPFEEACLAFHRTERAVRTASSEQVRRPIFREGTEGWKPFEPWLDPLKQALGDVLDAYPDTPATA; encoded by the coding sequence ATGGCCAACGTCACCACGCCCGCCCGCAGAATCGCTTCGTCTGCCTATGATTCGCGCCTTGTTCGCGCGGCAGTGGCGATGAACGAGAATGATCTGCCCACCGCCGAACCACTGCTGCGCGCGCTGCTCAAGGAAGATCCGTTCGATGTCCGCGCGATACGGCTCTTTGCCGAACTGGCCGGGCGGATCGGGCGCTATCAGGATGCTGAGCACCTGCTGCGCCGCGCGATCGAACTTGCCCCGCAGTTCACGCCTGCTCGCGCAAACCTTGCGCTGGTGCTCTACCGCACCAACCGCGCTGCCGAAGCGCTTGAAGAACTGGCCAAGGTCAGCGCCGACGATCCCGAGAACATCGGTCACGCCAATCTTCAGGCCGCAGCCTATGGCCGCATCGGCGAATTCGACGAGGCCCTGGCGCTTTACGAACTCGTGTTGAGACAGGCGCCGAACCAGCCGCGCGTCTGGATGAGCTTCGGTCATATGCTGAAGACCGTGGGGCGGCAGGCTGACGGCGTGGCTGCCTATCGCCGGGCGATTGAACTCCTGCCCAGCCTCGGCGAGGCGTGGTGGAGCCTCGCAAACCTGAAGACGGTGCACTTTTGCGATGCCGATATTGCTGCGATGGAAGCGGCGCTTCAACAAGCAGACATTGCGCCCGAGGATCACTGGCATCTCGATTTCGCGCTCGGCAAGGCGCACGAGGATCGCGGCGAGGCAGAGGCGGCATTCCGGCATTATGCTGCAGGAAACGCCTTGCGAAAAATACGGTTGCCCTATCAGGCTGCGGATATCACCGCGCAAGTTGACCGCAGCATCGCTGCGGTCACGCCTTCTCTTGTCGCAGGACTCGCGGGCAGGGGCTGCGACACAACAGGACCGATTTTCGTACTCGGTATGCCGCGCGCCGGGTCCACGCTGGTCGAGCAGATCCTTGCCAGCCATTCGATGGTCGAAGGCACCAGCGAACTTGCCGATATCGGCTTTCTGGCACGCACGATCGAAAACTATCCTGCCGGGCTGAGTGCGTTATCTCCGGAAGCTCTGCGTGACCTTGGCGAGCAATACTTCTCGCGAACGCGCATTCAGCGGCACACCGACAAGCCGTTGTTCGTGGACAAGATGCCCAACAACTGGATCCACGTTCCCTTCATCAAGCTGATCTTGCCGAATGCGAAGATCGTCGATGCGCGCCGCCATCCGCTGGGGTGCTGCTTCTCCAACTTCAAGCAGCACTTCGCGCGGGGTCAGGGATTCAGTTATTCGCTCGAGGACATGGGCACTTATTACCGCGACTATGTGCGGGCCATGGCCCATTTCGACCGTGTGCTGCCCGGCGAGGTCCACCGCGTGATCTACGAGCGCATGGTCGAGGATACAGAGGCTGAAGTGCGTGCCCTGCTCGGCCATTGCGACTTGCCGTTCGAGGAAGCATGTCTCGCTTTCCACCGGACCGAGCGCGCAGTGCGCACCGCGAGTTCCGAACAGGTGCGCCGCCCAATCTTTCGTGAAGGTACCGAGGGGTGGAAGCCTTTCGAGCCGTGGCTTGATCCACTCAAGCAAGCACTCGGCGATGTGCTCGACGCCTATCCCGATACCCCTGCCACCGCGTGA
- a CDS encoding aromatic ring-hydroxylating dioxygenase subunit alpha: MGDLSGALRHISSDAPDPDADWSLPGWLYTDPEYFGVEMERVIRPSWQIVCHESDIAEAGEYRTLDYLGESVIAMRGDDGVIRAFANVCRHRAMRLVEGPSGCAKKLVCPYHAWTFEPDGRLSGVPMKADYPALKLEENGLAPVSAEIWRGFVFVRLVDAGFPSVTEMMAPFDEEVAPYRFEDMRRIGDVNLRKRAVNWKNVGDNYSDNLHIPVAHDGLTRIFGKSYEISNHGWADRMKGDLVDKPSANFWERFYQAHLPEVPHLSPQAQRRWLYYKLWPNMAFDIYADQIDFMQWLPLTPTTTVLREMCFALPDERRAMKLVRYANWRINRVVNKEDTWLIERIQQGMASASYGAGPIGRSEVCLRSFARKIRAITPEARAHHAPPAGWSKS, translated from the coding sequence ATGGGCGATCTTTCCGGCGCGCTCCGGCACATTTCATCGGATGCGCCCGATCCGGACGCGGACTGGAGCCTGCCGGGCTGGCTCTATACCGATCCGGAATATTTCGGTGTGGAGATGGAGCGGGTGATCCGCCCTTCGTGGCAGATCGTCTGCCATGAGAGCGACATTGCCGAGGCGGGAGAATACCGCACGCTCGATTATCTCGGCGAGAGCGTCATCGCCATGCGCGGTGACGATGGCGTGATCCGGGCTTTCGCCAATGTCTGCCGCCACCGTGCGATGCGTTTGGTCGAGGGGCCATCGGGCTGCGCGAAGAAGCTGGTCTGCCCCTATCATGCATGGACGTTTGAGCCGGACGGGCGACTGTCGGGCGTTCCCATGAAGGCGGATTATCCGGCATTGAAGCTGGAAGAAAACGGCCTGGCACCAGTGTCGGCCGAAATCTGGCGCGGGTTCGTGTTCGTGCGTCTGGTTGATGCCGGCTTCCCCTCGGTTACCGAAATGATGGCGCCGTTCGACGAAGAAGTTGCGCCCTACCGCTTCGAGGACATGCGCAGGATCGGCGACGTGAACCTGCGCAAACGGGCGGTGAACTGGAAGAACGTCGGCGACAACTATTCGGACAATCTGCACATTCCGGTGGCACACGACGGTCTGACGCGCATTTTCGGCAAGTCCTACGAGATTTCGAACCACGGCTGGGCCGACCGCATGAAGGGCGATCTGGTCGACAAGCCGTCGGCCAATTTCTGGGAGCGGTTCTATCAGGCGCATTTGCCCGAGGTGCCGCACTTGTCCCCGCAAGCGCAGCGGCGCTGGCTCTATTACAAGCTGTGGCCAAACATGGCCTTCGATATCTATGCAGACCAGATCGATTTCATGCAGTGGCTGCCATTGACCCCGACGACCACCGTGCTGCGCGAGATGTGCTTTGCACTGCCGGATGAGCGCCGCGCAATGAAGCTGGTGCGCTATGCCAACTGGCGGATCAACCGCGTGGTCAACAAGGAAGACACCTGGCTGATCGAGCGCATACAACAGGGCATGGCCTCGGCTAGCTATGGTGCCGGACCGATCGGGCGGAGTGAAGTGTGCCTGCGCAGTTTTGCGCGCAAGATCCGTGCGATCACGCCCGAGGCAAGAGCGCATCATGCGCCGCCTGCAGGGTGGTCGAAGTCATAG
- a CDS encoding TonB-dependent receptor domain-containing protein → MRLNKARFSRLLLLAGTAISFPAMAQEAQTDAADADPNIIIVTAQKRSENLQNVPISIQALGTQKLEQLGVASFTDYAQQLPSVTFQALGGTPGTNVVYMRGVASGGDGNHSGSLPSVGVYLDEQPVTTIGGNLDVHIYDIARIESLSGPQGTLYGASSEAGTIRIITNKPDTTGFYGSVDAEVNTVNKGGEGYKFEGMFNAPLSSMAALRVIGYYVRDAGYIDNVPGTRRFLGTPILDANDQYAGNLNDGIVVNNTAFVKKDYNYTDTYGGRAALKVDLDDNWTVTPQVMYQKTKSRGSYGFDPSVGDLQVQHFFPEFRNDEFAQAALTIEGKLGNWDLTYSGAYLDRKTFQSSDYTDYAEAYDALYSNYTSEGTFYCSGLAGCFAYQNAAGATIDPRQKVIGTDHFRKLSQELRIASPADQPLRFVGGLFYQRQSNEIHQDYQIAGLASNLSVNGHPGTLWLTEQKRVDKDYAAFGELSYSVTPTVTVTAGGRYFKYDNSLIGFFGFGRNPGATGQYDGSPPNAAFSNRTGVAQCFTTAGERLYDRNSDTYSSSRTLLPAAVAGGPCTNLAVFENGSLKPVRTKDDGFTYRFNATWKPNSDLMVYATWSRGFRPGGINRRADVDPYKADFLTNYELGFKSTLANGLVRLNGAVYQQNWKDFQFAFLGANSFTEIHNGPNARIRGFDMDASIGRGPLTVNLSAAYTDTKTLQNLCLFDDPTFTCTAPGPDGQTNLISAPKGSRLPITPKFKASGTLRYVVPVGDAKAHFQLNGTYQGSASSDIRTAIYETFSGNVISPAAQLGDLEAFATVNATVGADWDSYSVELFVSNIFDERGQLSRFQQCGSCGQRPYIVPTTPRMFGVRAGAKF, encoded by the coding sequence ATGCGTCTGAACAAAGCACGTTTCTCGCGTCTACTGCTGCTTGCCGGCACCGCGATCAGTTTTCCGGCAATGGCGCAGGAGGCGCAGACCGACGCGGCCGATGCCGACCCCAACATCATTATCGTCACCGCGCAGAAGCGCAGTGAAAACCTGCAGAACGTGCCGATTTCGATCCAGGCGCTGGGTACGCAGAAGCTTGAGCAATTGGGCGTTGCCAGCTTCACCGATTATGCGCAGCAGTTGCCTTCGGTCACCTTCCAGGCGTTGGGCGGAACGCCGGGCACCAACGTTGTCTATATGCGCGGCGTTGCCTCGGGCGGCGATGGCAATCACTCAGGCTCGCTGCCATCGGTCGGCGTTTACCTCGACGAGCAGCCCGTCACGACCATCGGCGGCAACCTTGATGTCCATATCTACGACATCGCCCGCATCGAAAGCCTGTCCGGACCGCAGGGCACCCTGTACGGTGCTTCGTCGGAAGCAGGCACGATCCGCATCATCACCAACAAGCCAGATACAACCGGCTTTTACGGCAGCGTTGATGCCGAGGTGAACACGGTCAACAAGGGCGGTGAGGGCTACAAGTTCGAGGGCATGTTCAACGCCCCGCTCTCGTCGATGGCGGCGCTGCGCGTGATCGGCTATTATGTGCGCGACGCGGGCTATATCGACAACGTCCCCGGCACGAGGCGTTTTCTCGGCACGCCGATCCTCGATGCGAACGACCAGTATGCCGGCAACCTGAACGACGGTATCGTCGTGAACAACACAGCCTTCGTAAAGAAGGACTACAACTACACCGACACGTACGGCGGCCGCGCCGCGCTCAAGGTCGATCTGGACGACAACTGGACGGTCACGCCGCAAGTCATGTACCAGAAGACCAAGAGCCGTGGCTCCTACGGGTTCGACCCTTCGGTGGGCGATCTGCAGGTGCAGCATTTCTTCCCCGAATTCCGCAACGACGAGTTTGCGCAAGCCGCGCTGACGATCGAGGGCAAGCTCGGCAATTGGGACCTGACTTATTCGGGCGCCTATCTTGACCGCAAGACCTTCCAGTCGTCGGACTATACCGACTACGCCGAAGCTTACGACGCGCTCTATTCGAACTATACCTCCGAAGGCACGTTCTACTGCAGCGGCCTTGCCGGTTGCTTTGCCTATCAGAACGCTGCCGGCGCAACGATCGATCCTCGCCAGAAGGTGATCGGCACGGACCACTTCCGCAAGCTGAGCCAGGAACTGCGCATCGCCTCGCCTGCCGACCAGCCGCTGCGCTTCGTGGGCGGACTGTTCTATCAGCGCCAGTCGAACGAAATCCATCAGGACTACCAGATTGCAGGCCTCGCCTCGAACCTGTCGGTCAACGGTCATCCCGGCACGCTGTGGCTGACCGAACAGAAGCGCGTCGACAAGGACTACGCTGCGTTTGGTGAGCTGAGCTATAGCGTGACCCCGACAGTCACCGTCACGGCGGGCGGTCGCTACTTCAAGTACGACAACTCGCTGATCGGTTTCTTCGGCTTTGGCCGCAATCCGGGCGCAACTGGCCAGTATGACGGCAGTCCGCCAAATGCAGCTTTCTCGAACCGCACCGGCGTGGCGCAGTGCTTCACTACTGCGGGCGAGCGTCTCTATGACCGCAATAGCGATACGTATAGCTCATCGCGCACCCTGCTCCCCGCAGCGGTAGCAGGTGGTCCTTGCACCAATCTTGCGGTCTTCGAGAATGGCTCGCTCAAGCCAGTGCGCACCAAGGATGATGGCTTCACCTATCGTTTCAACGCGACGTGGAAGCCCAACAGCGACCTCATGGTCTATGCCACATGGTCGCGCGGTTTCCGTCCCGGCGGCATCAACCGCCGCGCCGATGTCGATCCCTACAAGGCGGACTTCCTGACCAACTATGAGTTGGGCTTCAAGTCCACGTTGGCGAACGGTCTGGTGCGGCTGAATGGCGCGGTTTATCAGCAGAACTGGAAGGACTTCCAGTTCGCCTTCCTCGGCGCGAACAGCTTTACTGAAATCCACAACGGCCCGAATGCTCGGATCCGCGGGTTTGACATGGACGCCTCGATCGGCCGTGGTCCGTTAACCGTTAACCTGTCAGCAGCTTATACGGACACGAAGACGCTGCAAAACCTGTGTCTGTTCGACGATCCGACCTTTACCTGCACCGCGCCCGGCCCGGACGGACAGACCAACCTGATCTCCGCGCCGAAGGGTTCGCGCCTGCCGATCACGCCCAAGTTCAAGGCGAGCGGCACGTTGCGCTATGTTGTTCCAGTTGGTGATGCCAAGGCGCACTTCCAGCTCAACGGGACATATCAGGGATCGGCCTCGTCTGACATTCGCACGGCGATCTACGAAACCTTCAGCGGCAACGTTATCAGTCCGGCGGCGCAACTTGGCGACCTCGAAGCTTTCGCCACGGTCAACGCGACGGTCGGTGCGGATTGGGACAGCTACTCGGTCGAACTGTTCGTCTCGAACATCTTCGACGAGCGCGGCCAGCTTTCGCGCTTCCAGCAGTGCGGTTCGTGCGGCCAGCGGCCCTATATCGTGCCAACCACGCCGCGCATGTTCGGTGTGAGGGCTGGAGCGAAGTTCTGA